A single Pseudomonas sp. DC1.2 DNA region contains:
- a CDS encoding lipocalin family protein — protein sequence MKRLLIVLFAGLVLAGCATSGVDPLAPKTVSSVNLKRYQGSWYELARLPMYFQRNCAQSEAHYTLQPDGNVAVMNRCLTADWKWEEAKGTAYPQVPGKTDKLWVEFDNWFSRLIPGVAKGQYWVLYVSDDYKSAIVGDPSRRYMWLLSRTPTVNAEVREELLSKARQQGYDTTRLIWRASDAQMAKTSH from the coding sequence ATGAAGCGGTTATTGATAGTCCTTTTTGCCGGCCTGGTACTGGCCGGCTGCGCTACGTCCGGCGTAGATCCACTGGCGCCCAAAACCGTCAGCAGCGTCAATCTCAAGCGTTATCAGGGTTCCTGGTATGAGTTGGCCCGCCTACCGATGTACTTTCAGCGCAACTGCGCGCAATCCGAAGCCCATTACACCCTCCAGCCTGACGGTAACGTGGCGGTTATGAACCGCTGTCTGACGGCCGACTGGAAATGGGAAGAAGCCAAGGGCACGGCTTATCCACAGGTGCCGGGCAAGACCGACAAGTTGTGGGTCGAGTTCGATAACTGGTTTTCGCGGTTGATTCCGGGTGTGGCGAAGGGGCAATACTGGGTGCTGTACGTCAGTGATGACTACAAGAGCGCGATTGTCGGCGACCCGAGTCGTCGTTACATGTGGCTGTTGTCACGGACCCCGACCGTCAATGCCGAGGTGCGTGAAGAGCTTCTGAGCAAGGCGCGGCAGCAAGGTTACGACACCACGCGGCTGATCTGGCGCGCGTCGGATGCACAGATGGCCAAGACCTCGCACTAA
- a CDS encoding glycogen/starch/alpha-glucan phosphorylase produces MTQEPLVREAEVAAFRDAVLTKLTYAVGKDPDHAFDHDWFEAIALAARDHMVEHWMDHTRQIYRKGQKRVYYLSLEFLIGRLLYDSLSNLGLLDIAREALTELGVDLERIRLLEPDAALGNGGLGRLAACFMESMSTLGIAGHGYGIRYEHGLFRQAIVDGWQQEQTEHWLDFGNPWEFERPEVVYSIGFGGGVETVTDETGKTKQVWTPSETVRAIAYDTPVVGWRGASVNTLRLWRARAVEDLHLERFNAGDHLGAVADVARAESISRVLYPADSTEAGQELRLRQEYFFVAASLQDLLRRHRNMHTSVLTLGDHAAIQLNDTHPSIAVAELMRQLVDVYDVAWDAAWQVTVDTLSYTNHTLLPEALETWPVGLMERMLPRHMQIIYLINAQHIDSLRAKGIHDFEVLRAVSLIEEDNGRRVRMGNLAFLGSHSVNGVSGLHTQLMRKTVFSELHKLYPERINNKTNGITFRRWLYQANAELTAMMVEALGPDLLDNAEQRLIELEPFAEKPAFRKAFAEQRLHSKKALAYLIHERLGIAVNPAAMFDVQVKRIHEYKRQLLNLLHTVALYQAIRAEPEVDWVPRVKIFAGKAAASYHQAKLIIKLTNDIARVVNNDPTVRGLLKVVFLPNYNVSLAESIIPAADLSEQISTAGFEASGTSNMKFGLNGALTIGTLDGANVEMCERIGAEHMFIFGLSAQQVEARKQNHEFSAAPDIASSHRLNDVLQAIRGGVFSPDDPSRYTGLIDSLVDYDRFLVCADFASYWDAQMRVEAHWHDSKAWWRSAVLNTARMGWFSSDRTIREYATEIWKALE; encoded by the coding sequence ATGACACAAGAACCACTTGTTCGCGAAGCAGAGGTGGCCGCATTCCGCGACGCCGTCCTGACCAAACTCACTTATGCGGTGGGCAAAGACCCGGATCACGCCTTCGACCACGACTGGTTCGAAGCCATTGCCCTGGCAGCGCGCGACCACATGGTCGAACACTGGATGGATCACACACGGCAAATCTATCGCAAAGGTCAGAAGCGGGTTTACTACCTTTCTCTGGAATTTCTCATCGGCCGCTTGCTCTACGACAGCCTGAGCAACCTCGGCCTGCTGGACATAGCGCGCGAGGCGCTGACGGAACTTGGCGTTGACCTTGAGCGTATTCGCCTGCTGGAGCCCGATGCGGCGCTGGGCAATGGTGGCCTCGGTCGTCTGGCGGCGTGTTTCATGGAAAGCATGTCCACCCTGGGCATCGCCGGTCATGGCTACGGCATTCGTTACGAGCACGGTTTGTTCCGGCAAGCCATCGTCGATGGCTGGCAGCAGGAACAGACAGAGCACTGGCTGGATTTCGGCAATCCCTGGGAGTTCGAGCGTCCAGAGGTCGTTTATTCGATCGGCTTTGGTGGCGGCGTCGAGACCGTGACCGACGAAACCGGCAAGACCAAGCAAGTCTGGACCCCTTCTGAAACCGTAAGAGCGATTGCTTACGACACGCCGGTGGTTGGCTGGCGTGGGGCGAGCGTCAATACCCTGCGCTTGTGGCGGGCTCGTGCGGTTGAGGATTTGCACCTGGAACGCTTCAACGCAGGCGACCACTTGGGCGCTGTGGCGGATGTGGCGCGGGCCGAAAGCATCTCTCGGGTTCTGTACCCGGCGGACAGTACCGAGGCCGGCCAGGAACTGCGCCTGCGCCAGGAATACTTCTTCGTCGCCGCCTCCCTTCAGGATTTACTGCGCCGTCATCGGAACATGCACACCTCGGTGCTGACCCTGGGTGACCACGCTGCAATCCAGCTCAACGACACCCATCCCTCGATTGCCGTCGCCGAGCTGATGCGTCAGTTGGTCGATGTCTACGACGTGGCGTGGGATGCCGCGTGGCAGGTCACCGTCGATACGCTGTCTTACACCAACCACACCTTGCTGCCAGAAGCGCTGGAAACCTGGCCGGTGGGGCTGATGGAGCGGATGCTGCCGCGACACATGCAGATCATTTACCTGATCAACGCCCAGCACATAGATTCCCTGCGGGCCAAGGGCATTCATGACTTCGAAGTGCTGCGTGCGGTGTCGCTGATCGAGGAAGACAACGGCCGTCGCGTGCGCATGGGCAACCTGGCGTTTCTGGGTTCCCACAGCGTCAATGGCGTGTCTGGGTTGCACACGCAACTGATGCGCAAAACGGTGTTTTCCGAACTGCATAAGCTTTACCCGGAGCGGATCAACAACAAGACCAACGGCATTACCTTCCGCCGCTGGCTGTACCAGGCCAACGCTGAGCTGACCGCGATGATGGTCGAGGCCCTGGGCCCGGACCTGCTGGATAACGCCGAGCAACGTTTGATCGAACTGGAACCGTTCGCCGAGAAACCAGCCTTCCGCAAGGCCTTCGCCGAGCAACGCCTGCACAGCAAGAAGGCCCTGGCGTACCTCATTCATGAGCGGCTCGGTATTGCGGTCAACCCGGCGGCGATGTTCGATGTGCAGGTCAAGCGCATTCACGAATACAAGCGGCAGTTACTCAACCTGCTGCACACGGTGGCCTTGTATCAGGCGATTCGTGCAGAGCCAGAAGTGGATTGGGTGCCACGGGTGAAAATCTTCGCCGGTAAAGCGGCGGCGAGTTATCACCAGGCCAAGCTGATTATCAAGTTGACCAACGACATCGCCCGGGTGGTGAACAACGATCCGACGGTGCGCGGTTTATTGAAAGTGGTGTTCCTGCCCAATTACAACGTCAGCCTCGCGGAAAGCATTATTCCAGCAGCGGATTTGTCGGAGCAGATTTCCACCGCAGGTTTCGAAGCTTCCGGCACCAGCAACATGAAGTTCGGCCTCAACGGCGCGCTGACCATCGGCACCTTGGACGGCGCCAACGTCGAAATGTGCGAGCGCATCGGCGCCGAGCACATGTTCATTTTCGGTCTGAGTGCCCAACAGGTTGAAGCGCGTAAGCAGAACCATGAGTTCAGCGCCGCGCCGGACATTGCTTCGTCCCATCGCTTGAATGACGTGCTGCAAGCGATTCGCGGCGGGGTGTTCTCACCGGATGATCCGTCTCGATACACCGGGCTGATCGATTCGTTGGTGGACTATGACCGCTTCCTGGTGTGTGCCGACTTTGCGTCCTACTGGGATGCACAGATGCGGGTCGAGGCGCATTGGCATGACTCCAAGGCGTGGTGGCGCTCGGCGGTGTTGAACACCGCGCGGATGGGCTGGTTCTCGTCCGACCGGACGATTCGCGAGTACGCGACGGAGATCTGGAAGGCCCTGGAGTAA
- a CDS encoding DUF2339 domain-containing protein — translation MQWMFMLMGWVLGWILDESFSDALLGGLLGLGLGQAFRIGRLSKKAAEQQRLLEQAQVALSSVQQRLALLEARPVHTPEAIEPVVSEVAAVPEFRLDEVVAEPPELIWELASELEPLGAGIAETSPPLPADVWIPQPAAREPRQPTAPRVPNVIDRVLSGARNWLFGGNTVLRVGVVLLFLGLAFLLRYATEGVVVPIELRYAGVAASALGLLGLGWWLRHRNQHYALMLQGTGIAVLYLTVFAAMRLHPLLDPTAAFGLLVAVTLFSAILAITQDSLALACAAALGGFAAPILTSTGAGSHVALFSYFALLNAGIFAIAWFKAWRLLNLIGFVGTFGIGFAWGLRAYEPQLLWSTEPFLIVFFLMYLGIGLLFARRKLLEMSDAPEDDSREALLHWSARKGDYVDGTMVFGPPLVAFGLQFALVQHLELAAAFSALALGVIYMGLARLLMGGRALLLAETCLALGVIFASLAIPLGLDARWTAAAWAVEGAGIFWLGLRQQRPLARAFALLLQLGSALAFLSELHAGESSLLNGSLLGALMLGAALLFSFYQLRKAPPEQTSEWERQSLPVLACLGLTFLYLLAPLFFLTHGTAISWALAGLVTLFVGLRLHSRTFMFSAFAVQLLGGALFLMRLHGTSDGCAAVFSAGWSGLLSASLIGLAMIVGMLLAARDERVRDDARLLRGLSVILLAGLVLMNLAVLFVLPWKTASAVWAASGLLIIWLSLYLKQPLSFVFGLLLQVIGGAQFLFSGPDLLEPLVSEGLRPLAHSGFWTPLVLGLAAFVGAWRLQLGKHDSAFDVLSLNRLSELLLVWGAGWWALAWISEVLRFAPVNLQATLLLAVAALSVALWTLLAQRLKWSALALLCTLLIPAAGLVLVAAWHWRYHPAASFGWLVWAAVFVAHFISLRRLAPVLPARALSAAHVLGCWLLIGVLALELRYGLLLLSEQYNAWRWLGWAILPSLYLVFAASPRNWPWPVSAYSREYRVYAAAPLALLMLAWFWLANGVSDGTAEPLPYVPLINPLELGLLFALFGVYVWSRSAVTQFALPKMYAEHATQLIAGVSLFVFFSGMVTRTAHHWGGVPFDLDLLLASMQVQAGLSIVWTMMALGLMIGGHLRHRREVWLIGAALIAVVVAKLFFIELSNRGGLARIVSFIGVGVLLLVVGYFAPLPPKRAEAASEAEKPAPQTEGVSS, via the coding sequence ATGCAATGGATGTTCATGCTGATGGGCTGGGTGCTGGGCTGGATACTCGACGAGTCATTCAGCGATGCTCTGTTGGGCGGGCTCCTCGGGTTGGGGCTGGGCCAGGCTTTTCGCATTGGTCGCTTGAGCAAAAAAGCGGCCGAGCAGCAGCGTTTGCTTGAACAGGCGCAGGTTGCGTTGAGCTCGGTTCAGCAGCGCCTGGCGTTGCTGGAGGCGCGCCCTGTCCATACGCCAGAAGCCATCGAACCGGTGGTCAGCGAAGTCGCTGCTGTGCCTGAATTCAGACTCGACGAAGTGGTTGCCGAGCCCCCTGAGCTGATCTGGGAACTTGCGTCCGAACTCGAGCCGCTTGGCGCTGGCATCGCTGAAACCAGCCCGCCACTGCCGGCCGATGTCTGGATCCCGCAACCGGCCGCCCGCGAACCGCGACAACCGACGGCCCCTCGCGTACCTAATGTCATTGATCGCGTCCTCAGCGGCGCCCGCAACTGGCTGTTCGGTGGCAACACGGTATTGCGGGTCGGCGTGGTGCTGCTGTTCCTCGGCCTGGCGTTCTTGCTGCGTTATGCCACCGAAGGTGTGGTGGTGCCGATCGAGTTGCGTTACGCCGGCGTCGCCGCCAGTGCGCTGGGCTTGCTTGGCCTGGGCTGGTGGCTGCGCCACCGCAACCAACATTACGCGCTGATGCTGCAAGGCACGGGTATCGCGGTGTTGTACCTGACAGTGTTCGCCGCGATGCGCTTGCACCCGCTGCTCGACCCGACGGCAGCCTTTGGCCTGCTGGTAGCGGTGACGCTGTTCTCGGCGATTCTGGCGATTACTCAGGATTCGCTGGCACTGGCCTGCGCGGCTGCGCTGGGTGGGTTCGCCGCGCCGATCCTGACCTCGACCGGTGCCGGCAGCCATGTCGCGCTGTTCAGCTATTTCGCCCTGCTCAACGCCGGTATCTTCGCGATTGCCTGGTTCAAGGCTTGGCGGCTGCTTAACCTGATTGGTTTTGTTGGCACCTTCGGCATCGGTTTCGCCTGGGGCTTGCGCGCTTATGAGCCGCAGTTGCTGTGGAGCACCGAGCCGTTCCTGATTGTGTTCTTCCTGATGTACCTCGGCATCGGCCTGTTGTTCGCCCGGCGAAAACTGCTGGAAATGAGCGACGCGCCTGAAGATGACAGCCGCGAGGCGCTGTTGCACTGGTCGGCGCGCAAGGGCGATTATGTCGATGGCACGATGGTGTTCGGGCCGCCGCTGGTGGCCTTCGGGTTGCAGTTCGCACTGGTCCAGCACTTGGAACTGGCCGCCGCTTTTAGCGCGCTGGCACTGGGCGTGATCTACATGGGCCTGGCCCGGCTACTCATGGGCGGCCGTGCGTTGCTGCTGGCGGAAACCTGCCTGGCACTGGGTGTGATTTTCGCCAGCCTGGCAATCCCCTTGGGCCTCGATGCACGTTGGACGGCTGCCGCCTGGGCGGTAGAGGGCGCGGGGATTTTCTGGCTCGGGCTGCGTCAGCAACGACCGCTGGCCCGCGCCTTCGCCCTGCTGTTGCAACTGGGGTCGGCGCTGGCGTTTCTCAGCGAGTTGCACGCGGGCGAAAGCAGCTTGCTGAACGGTTCGCTGCTGGGGGCGTTGATGCTCGGCGCGGCGTTGTTGTTCAGTTTCTACCAACTGCGCAAAGCCCCGCCAGAGCAGACTTCTGAATGGGAGCGCCAAAGCCTGCCCGTGTTGGCGTGCCTCGGTCTGACCTTTCTTTATTTGCTGGCGCCGCTGTTCTTCCTGACCCACGGCACGGCGATCAGTTGGGCGTTGGCTGGGTTGGTGACATTGTTTGTTGGCCTGCGCCTGCATTCGCGCACGTTCATGTTCAGCGCATTTGCCGTGCAGTTGCTCGGTGGCGCGTTGTTCCTGATGCGGTTGCACGGCACAAGCGATGGTTGCGCCGCGGTGTTCAGCGCCGGCTGGAGCGGTTTGCTCAGTGCCTCGCTGATTGGCCTGGCGATGATCGTCGGCATGTTGCTGGCAGCCCGTGATGAGAGGGTGCGCGACGATGCGCGCTTGCTGCGTGGTTTGTCGGTGATCTTGCTGGCTGGATTGGTGCTGATGAATCTGGCGGTGTTGTTCGTGCTGCCGTGGAAAACCGCGAGTGCGGTGTGGGCGGCCAGCGGGCTGTTGATCATTTGGCTGAGCTTGTACCTCAAACAACCGTTGAGCTTTGTCTTCGGCCTGCTGTTGCAGGTCATTGGCGGTGCGCAGTTCCTGTTCAGCGGCCCTGATCTGCTGGAGCCGTTGGTCAGTGAAGGTTTGCGGCCGTTGGCCCACAGTGGTTTCTGGACCCCGCTGGTGCTTGGCCTGGCCGCGTTCGTCGGTGCCTGGCGCTTGCAGCTCGGTAAGCATGACTCGGCCTTCGATGTGTTGAGCCTGAATCGCTTGTCCGAACTGCTGCTGGTGTGGGGCGCGGGCTGGTGGGCGCTGGCGTGGATCAGTGAAGTGCTGCGCTTTGCGCCGGTAAACCTGCAAGCGACCTTGCTGCTGGCCGTTGCGGCGCTGAGTGTGGCGTTGTGGACGCTGTTGGCGCAGCGGCTGAAATGGTCGGCGCTGGCGTTGCTTTGCACCTTGCTGATTCCGGCCGCGGGGCTGGTGTTGGTCGCGGCGTGGCATTGGCGCTATCACCCGGCGGCCAGCTTCGGTTGGTTGGTGTGGGCGGCGGTGTTCGTCGCGCATTTCATCTCGCTACGGCGTCTCGCGCCGGTGCTGCCAGCGCGCGCCCTCAGTGCTGCCCATGTACTCGGCTGTTGGTTGTTGATTGGTGTGCTGGCGCTGGAATTGCGTTATGGCTTGCTGCTGCTGTCCGAGCAATACAACGCCTGGCGCTGGTTGGGCTGGGCGATTCTGCCGAGCCTGTACCTGGTGTTCGCCGCCTCGCCGCGAAACTGGCCGTGGCCGGTGTCGGCGTACTCGCGCGAATACCGCGTGTATGCCGCCGCACCGCTGGCATTGCTGATGCTCGCTTGGTTCTGGCTGGCGAACGGCGTCAGCGACGGCACCGCCGAACCGCTGCCTTACGTCCCGTTGATCAACCCGCTGGAGCTGGGCCTGCTGTTTGCGCTGTTCGGTGTTTACGTCTGGTCGCGCAGCGCCGTGACGCAATTTGCGTTGCCGAAAATGTACGCTGAGCACGCCACGCAACTGATAGCGGGTGTTTCGTTGTTTGTGTTTTTCTCCGGGATGGTCACGCGCACGGCTCACCATTGGGGTGGCGTACCCTTCGATCTGGACCTGCTGCTTGCGTCGATGCAGGTGCAGGCCGGTCTGTCGATTGTCTGGACCATGATGGCCTTGGGTCTGATGATTGGCGGCCATCTGCGTCATCGTCGTGAGGTTTGGCTGATCGGTGCGGCGCTGATCGCGGTGGTGGTGGCCAAACTGTTCTTTATTGAATTAAGTAACCGTGGCGGGCTGGCGCGGATCGTCTCGTTTATCGGTGTTGGCGTGTTGCTGTTGGTGGTGGGCTATTTCGCCCCGCTGCCACCCAAGCGCGCCGAGGCTGCGTCAGAGGCTGAAAAACCGGCCCCGCAAACCGAAGGAGTGTCGTCTTGA
- a CDS encoding methyl-accepting chemotaxis protein, with translation MFNSDQQSSRTSSVAAAINELGAAAQEIAQNAALASQHSSDARTLAEEGQQVVDKTIAAMQQLSVKISDSCANIETLNSNTVNIGQILEVITSISQQTNLLALNAAIEAARAGEAGRGFAVVADEVRNLAHRTQDSAQQVQKMIEELQVGAREAVSTMTDSQRQSESSVGIANQAGERLGSVTQRIGEIDGMNQSVATATEEQTAVVESINVDITEINTLNQEGVENLQSTLRACADLEQQAARLKQLVGSFRI, from the coding sequence ATGTTTAACTCTGATCAACAATCCTCGCGCACCAGCAGCGTGGCCGCGGCGATCAACGAACTGGGCGCCGCCGCCCAGGAAATTGCGCAGAACGCCGCCCTCGCCTCACAGCACTCAAGCGACGCTCGTACCTTGGCTGAAGAAGGTCAGCAGGTGGTGGATAAAACCATCGCGGCAATGCAGCAACTGTCGGTAAAAATCAGCGACTCGTGCGCCAATATTGAAACGCTGAACAGCAACACCGTGAACATCGGACAGATTCTGGAGGTGATCACCAGCATTTCCCAGCAGACCAACCTGTTGGCGCTGAACGCAGCCATTGAAGCGGCGCGCGCCGGTGAAGCCGGACGTGGTTTTGCCGTGGTTGCGGATGAGGTGCGCAACCTCGCCCACCGAACCCAGGATTCGGCGCAGCAAGTGCAGAAGATGATCGAAGAGCTGCAAGTCGGCGCACGGGAAGCGGTCAGCACCATGACCGACAGCCAGCGCCAAAGTGAAAGCAGCGTCGGCATCGCCAACCAGGCAGGCGAACGCTTGGGCAGCGTGACTCAGCGCATCGGCGAAATCGACGGGATGAACCAATCCGTGGCGACGGCCACCGAAGAGCAGACCGCAGTGGTGGAGTCGATCAACGTCGACATCACCGAGATCAACACGCTGAACCAGGAAGGGGTGGAAAACCTGCAATCGACGTTGCGCGCCTGCGCCGATCTAGAACAGCAGGCGGCGCGGTTGAAGCAATTGGTTGGAAGCTTCAGGATCTAA
- a CDS encoding class 1 fructose-bisphosphatase, whose protein sequence is MSRVTLSRYLIEQTRSNNTPADLRFLIEVVARACKEISHAVSKGALGGVLGSMGTENVQGEVQKKLDVISNEILLEANEWGGHLAGMASEEMDNAYQIPGKYPKGAYLLVFDPLDGSSNIDINAPVGTIFSVLRCPNEYLSQNEALNEKAFLQPGTEQVAAGYAIYGPQTMLVLTLGDGVKGFTLDREMGSFVLTHEDITIPESTQEFAINMSNQRHWEAPVQRYVGELLAGEEGPLKKNYNMRWVAAMVADVHRILTRGGLFMYPRDSREPSKPGKLRLMYEANPMSFLVEQAGGMSTDGHQRILDIQPEGLHQRVAVYLGSKEEVERVTAYHKQ, encoded by the coding sequence ATGTCCCGCGTTACCCTGAGTCGCTATTTGATCGAGCAGACCCGTAGCAACAACACGCCTGCCGATCTGCGTTTCCTGATCGAAGTGGTGGCGCGCGCCTGCAAGGAAATCAGCCACGCCGTGTCCAAAGGCGCCCTGGGTGGTGTTCTGGGCAGCATGGGCACTGAAAACGTCCAAGGCGAAGTGCAGAAGAAGCTCGACGTGATCTCCAACGAGATCCTGCTCGAAGCCAACGAGTGGGGCGGTCACCTGGCCGGCATGGCGTCCGAGGAAATGGACAATGCCTACCAGATTCCGGGCAAATACCCGAAAGGCGCGTACCTGCTGGTATTCGACCCGCTGGACGGCTCGTCGAACATTGATATCAACGCGCCGGTCGGTACGATCTTTTCGGTGCTGCGTTGCCCGAACGAATACCTGAGCCAGAACGAAGCCTTGAACGAAAAGGCCTTCTTGCAGCCCGGCACCGAGCAGGTCGCCGCCGGTTATGCCATCTACGGCCCGCAGACCATGCTGGTGCTGACCCTGGGTGATGGTGTGAAAGGCTTTACCCTGGACCGCGAAATGGGCAGCTTCGTGCTGACCCACGAAGACATCACGATCCCGGAGTCCACTCAGGAATTCGCGATCAACATGTCCAACCAGCGTCACTGGGAAGCGCCGGTGCAACGCTACGTCGGCGAATTGCTGGCTGGCGAAGAAGGCCCACTGAAAAAGAACTACAACATGCGCTGGGTCGCCGCGATGGTCGCGGACGTTCACCGCATCCTGACCCGTGGTGGCTTGTTCATGTACCCGCGTGACAGCCGCGAGCCGTCCAAACCGGGCAAACTGCGCCTGATGTACGAAGCCAACCCAATGTCGTTCCTGGTGGAGCAGGCTGGCGGCATGTCCACCGACGGCCATCAGCGCATTCTCGACATTCAGCCTGAAGGCCTGCACCAGCGCGTGGCGGTATACCTCGGTTCCAAAGAAGAAGTTGAGCGCGTCACGGCTTACCACAAGCAGTAA
- a CDS encoding DUF3999 domain-containing protein has product MSQKLNLGWLGAVALGVAFSASAQEKPADFTTQVPLSVSGEGPWYRLELPLNVQLSARQTDLSDVRVFNAAGEPQAYALARQTAQTSESRTRTDVKWFPLYNSADATERAPSVRVQSSANGTLVDVQPSRQLEASDEVLRGWLLDASAIKAPLQQLILDWASERDGFQRFSIEASDDLQHWQAWGEGQVARLMFADERVEQHEVGLPGQSARYLRLLWHSPQAAPALVSARLESASTRSLPLPLVWSQALSASTVKAGEYLWQLPMGLNVERLQIELKQPNTLAPVTLAGRRDSSLPWQPLNSGLLYRLTQNGQEVLQNEMQLPGQTVQQLKLTVDERGGGLGSDAPTVKFAVRSTQLVFLARGAGPYTLALGSATVRAANLPLSTLIPDYSAARLAALGKATVDGGAVLTPTSNPSAIAVAETNWKKIGLWSVLLLGVLLLAAMAASLLRKPPANS; this is encoded by the coding sequence TTGAGTCAGAAGCTAAACCTGGGATGGTTGGGCGCTGTTGCGCTGGGTGTGGCGTTTTCGGCCAGTGCTCAGGAAAAACCGGCGGACTTCACCACGCAAGTACCGTTGTCCGTGAGTGGCGAAGGCCCTTGGTATCGTCTGGAACTGCCGCTTAACGTGCAACTGAGTGCGCGACAGACTGACCTCAGCGATGTGCGTGTCTTCAATGCTGCCGGTGAGCCTCAAGCCTATGCCTTGGCGCGGCAAACCGCGCAGACCAGCGAGAGCCGCACCCGCACCGACGTCAAGTGGTTCCCGCTTTACAACTCGGCGGACGCCACCGAACGCGCGCCGAGTGTGCGGGTGCAATCGAGTGCCAATGGCACGTTGGTCGACGTGCAACCCTCCCGTCAGTTGGAGGCCAGCGATGAAGTTCTGCGCGGCTGGTTGCTTGATGCCAGCGCGATCAAGGCGCCGTTGCAGCAATTGATTCTCGACTGGGCCAGCGAGCGCGACGGCTTTCAGCGTTTCAGCATCGAAGCCAGTGACGACTTGCAGCATTGGCAGGCGTGGGGCGAAGGGCAGGTCGCGCGGTTGATGTTTGCCGACGAGCGGGTCGAACAGCACGAAGTCGGCCTGCCGGGGCAATCGGCGCGCTACCTGCGTTTGCTCTGGCATTCACCGCAAGCCGCACCGGCGCTGGTCTCGGCCCGGTTGGAAAGTGCGAGCACGCGCAGCCTGCCGCTGCCGTTGGTTTGGTCGCAAGCCTTGAGCGCCAGCACCGTCAAAGCCGGGGAGTACCTCTGGCAATTACCGATGGGGTTGAACGTCGAGCGTCTGCAAATCGAGTTGAAACAGCCCAACACGCTGGCGCCGGTGACATTGGCCGGTCGGCGCGACAGCAGCCTGCCATGGCAGCCGTTGAACAGTGGTTTGCTGTATCGCTTGACCCAGAATGGCCAGGAGGTGCTGCAAAACGAAATGCAACTACCGGGGCAAACGGTGCAGCAACTGAAACTGACCGTGGACGAACGCGGTGGTGGCCTGGGGAGTGACGCGCCGACGGTGAAATTTGCCGTGCGCTCCACGCAATTAGTCTTCCTGGCGCGTGGGGCAGGGCCTTATACGCTGGCGCTCGGTAGCGCGACGGTGAGGGCGGCGAATTTGCCGTTGTCGACGTTGATTCCCGATTACAGCGCGGCGCGATTGGCGGCGTTGGGCAAGGCAACGGTGGACGGCGGGGCGGTGTTGACACCGACCTCTAACCCGTCAGCCATTGCGGTGGCGGAGACGAACTGGAAGAAAATCGGCCTGTGGTCGGTGTTGTTGCTCGGCGTGCTGCTGTTGGCGGCGATGGCGGCCAGCCTGCTGCGCAAACCTCCCGCTAACAGTTGA